One region of Armigeres subalbatus isolate Guangzhou_Male chromosome 3, GZ_Asu_2, whole genome shotgun sequence genomic DNA includes:
- the LOC134224051 gene encoding LOW QUALITY PROTEIN: uncharacterized protein F21D5.5-like (The sequence of the model RefSeq protein was modified relative to this genomic sequence to represent the inferred CDS: deleted 2 bases in 1 codon) has protein sequence MFIFASDLHRFQLFSPVFRYIIARKMNKSLKQCFIKPLLERHPAIQIDTERKIIGRSPETLIQDPCCSRQQVCLKANFKGGFVLVKSLGSNPSVLNGKQLEKNMCYEAYDGDILELLPGQHQYTFVFKFEENPEDKHTKSKDKPVDKKQHNGKEKDKRESHKRSLSKSDVEETESQSKKKKDEQPQKDKSLSRTTSTDKDERMKTPVPAVNNKWEDIDSKLLYIFTSKDVVASDKIAAYDLDGTLIKTKSGNVFPKTIDDWQIAFPEVPGKLKSLHKNGFKIVLFTNQAGISKGKLKIEDFKQKMESIQVKLNVPFQAFVSTGKGKYRKPLPGMWDTLCQLKNDGIKPDKARSFYVGDAAGRPEQKKPIKRKKDFSCGDRLMAINIGIPFFIPEVHFQNAKDHEWTKPEFNPKEALQCSELLSPAGSKLISSQPEVIIMVGFPGSGKSHFVKTHLESKGYVSINRDTLGSWQKCASLLETTLHSGKRAVVDNTNADIDSRKRFVDIAKKKKVPCRCFKMSASYKQAKHNNTFRELTNRNHATINEMVFNMYKSKYQEPSLEEGYDEIVLVNFRPKFESSADEKLYKMYLLEN, from the exons ATGTTCATATTTGCAAGCGATTTACATCGTTTTCAGTTATTTTCTCCTGTTTTTCGTTATATTATCGCGcgtaaaatgaataaatcactTAAGCAGTGTTTCATTAAGCCATTACTTGAACGGCACCCGGCGATTCAAATCGATACTGAACGTAAAATTATCGGACGTAGCCCGGAAACACTTATTCAAGATCCTTGCTGTTCGCGCCAACAAG TATGCTTGAAAGCCAATTTTAAGGGAGGATTTGTGCTAGTGAAAAGTCTGGGATCAAATCCCTCAGTATTGAACGGCAAGCAGCTGGAGAAAAATATGTGTTACGAAGCATACGACGGGGACATTTTAGAACTACTTCCTGGACAGCATCAATACACTTTTGTCTTCAAATTTGAGGAGAACCCCGAAGATAAGCATACTAAAAGTAAAGATAAGCCAGTTGATAAGAAGCAGCACAATGGCAAAGAAAAGGATAAACGAGAATCTCACAAACGAAGTTTGTCAAAATCTGATGTC GAAGAAACCGAATCTCAatcaaagaaaaagaaagacgaACAGCCTCAAAAGGACAAGAGCTTAAGTCGTACGACTAGCACCGATAAAGATGAAAGGATGAAAACTCCAGTTCCGGCTGTGAACAACAAATGGGAAGACATTGACTCTAAACTTTTATACATTTTCACCAGCAAGGATGTCGTTGCTTCCGACAAAATCGCAGCTTATGACCTGGACGGAACCCTAATCAAGACCAAGTCCGGAAATGTGTTTCCCAAGACAATTGATGATTGGCAGATTGCATTTCCGGAGGTACCCGGAAAGTTGAAATCACTCCACAAAAATGGGTTCAAAATTGTACTCTTCACGAATCAAGCTGGTATTTCCAAAGGGAAACTGAAGATTGAAGATTTTAAGCAAAAGATGGAATCGATTCAAGTGAAGCTGAACGTACCATTCCAAGCGTTCGTATCTACGGGTAAGGGTAAATATCGCAAACCATTACCCGGTATGTGGGACACACTTTGTCAGTTG aAAAACGATGGTATTAAGCCGGATAAGGCACGAAGTTTTTACGTTGGAGATGCCGCCGGTCGTCCCGAGCAGAAGAAACCCATCAAACGGAAGAAAGACTTCTCATGCGGAGATCGCTTGATGGCTATAAACATAGGGATACCATTTTTTATTCCAGAAGTCCATTTCCAGAATGCCAAAGATCATGAATGGACGAAAcctgaattcaatccaaaagaGGCCCTGCAATGTAGTGAACTGCTGTCACCTGCTGGGAGTAAATTAATTTCGTCCCAACCGGAAGTGATAATCATGGTTGGCTTTCCCGGCTCCGGGAAGAGTCATTTTGTAAAAACCCATCTGGAGTCAAAAGGTTACGTTTCAATCAATCGCGATACTTTGGGGTCGTGGCAAAAATGTGCCTCGCTGCTTGAGACGACTTTGCACAGTGGAAAACGCGCTGTTGTGGACAATACCAATGCAGATATTGATAGCAGGAAACGTTTCGTCGATAttgcgaagaagaagaaggtgccCTGCAGGTGTTTCAAAATGAGCGCCAGCTATAAACAAGCCAAGCATAACAACACATTTCGGGAGCTTACTAACCGGAATCATGCTACGATCAATGAGATGGTTTTCAATATGTACAA GTCAAAATATCAAGAGCCATCTTTGGAGGAAGGTTACGATGAAATCGTTCTGGTTAATTTTCGACCGAAATTCGAATCATCTGCGGATGAGAAATTGTACAAAATGTATTTGTTAGAGAATtaa